A DNA window from Vigna angularis cultivar LongXiaoDou No.4 chromosome 1, ASM1680809v1, whole genome shotgun sequence contains the following coding sequences:
- the LOC108322151 gene encoding transcription factor bHLH146 — translation MEGQVAKRRRVYSVEPNQIVQSIFTRNYLNHLVPALVNIKEKTSVEDTSHCDINRAVKYEVDMAMVLSAQGFAWSNGLKVKLRNDRGRVNAAKSSTFLENAVGEGSSSACEKNEVVPMEFSSNPSSKPKAEALGSKSKCKEVSEMKRDLAREDDNADEDIDEQWKRLRRLIPGGEEMCDEQMTKELESYISCLQMQVNALQFLLPQTR, via the coding sequence ATGGAAGGGCAAGTGGCTAAACGCAGACGTGTATACTCTGTGGAGCCAAACCAAATAGTGCAATCTATATTTACTAGGAATTATTTGAACCATTTAGTTCCAGCGTTGGTGAATATAAAGGAGAAGACCTCCGTAGAAGATACCAGCCATTGTGATATTAACCGTGCTGTCAAGTATGAGGTGGACATGGCAATGGTGTTATCAGCACAAGGTTTTGCATGGAGTAACGGCCTCAAAGTCAAGCTTCGAAACGATCGTGGTCGTGTCAATGCAGCTAAAAGCTCTACGTTTCTTGAAAATGCGGTTGGTGAAGGTTCATCAAGTGCTTGTGAGAAAAATGAGGTTGTCCCAATGGAATTCTCTTCAAACCCTAGCTCGAAGCCTAAGGCTGAGGCTTTAGGGAGCAAGTCTAAGTGCAAGGAGGTGTCAGAAATGAAAAGGGATTTGGCGAGAGAAGATGATAATGCAGATGAGGACATCGACGAGCAGTGGAAGAGGCTGAGAAGGTTGATACCTGGAGGAGAAGAGATGTGTGATGAACAAATGACTAAAGAGCTTGAGAGTTACATTAGCTGTT